From Spartinivicinus ruber, the proteins below share one genomic window:
- a CDS encoding GvpL/GvpF family gas vesicle protein: MMTKRSQRSGKYIYALKAATDKQQVPLKGINKASVYTVSHGKVAAVVSDILSPKARPERRNLAAHREVLKYFTEAETVLPMRFGVITNSTQSIQQMLTNNESLIVNALNELGGKVEMGLRVKWKVGNIYEYFVNHYPQLKDARDQLLIDQKGKSTLKNRDEKIAIGSLYEKLLNQERAAHQQIIEAMLQPCCRKIKTLPPGNEFEIVNLACLVDRENLDDLEQYINDTATQLSNDCHIDFTGPWAPHNFVDLDLKVLAS; encoded by the coding sequence ATGATGACAAAGCGTAGTCAACGTAGTGGTAAATATATATACGCTTTAAAAGCAGCTACAGACAAACAACAGGTGCCGTTAAAAGGTATTAATAAAGCATCTGTTTATACTGTAAGTCATGGTAAGGTTGCTGCAGTGGTTAGCGATATTTTATCTCCTAAGGCAAGGCCGGAACGAAGAAATTTAGCTGCTCACCGAGAAGTGCTTAAGTATTTTACTGAGGCAGAAACTGTATTACCCATGCGTTTTGGTGTTATAACCAATAGCACCCAATCAATTCAGCAGATGCTAACCAATAATGAGTCACTTATTGTAAATGCACTTAATGAGTTAGGTGGCAAAGTAGAAATGGGGCTACGAGTTAAGTGGAAAGTGGGTAATATTTATGAATATTTTGTTAATCATTATCCGCAACTCAAGGATGCAAGAGACCAGCTATTGATTGACCAGAAAGGCAAATCAACACTTAAAAATAGAGATGAAAAAATAGCAATTGGTAGTTTATATGAAAAACTGTTGAATCAAGAACGCGCTGCTCATCAGCAAATAATAGAAGCAATGTTACAGCCTTGTTGTCGCAAGATAAAAACACTTCCTCCGGGTAATGAATTTGAAATAGTCAATTTAGCCTGTTTGGTTGATCGAGAAAATCTTGATGATTTAGAGCAGTATATTAATGATACAGCCACACAACTGAGTAATGATTGTCATATTGACTTTACTGGTCCGTGGGCTCCTCATAATTTTGTTGATCTGGATTTAAAAGTGCTGGCAAGCTAG
- a CDS encoding response regulator codes for MCKKAEYLVVDDEPDIGWVMKRILGSAGGVVVTLQTGAEVLPMIEKNHFSRVFMDAKLPDIEGLELAREVHKLMPELQVVLVSGYYYKDDPTIQKALSEGLIDDFIAKPFTHSDILKIL; via the coding sequence TTGTGTAAAAAAGCAGAATATCTAGTCGTTGATGATGAGCCAGATATTGGCTGGGTAATGAAGCGTATCTTAGGTTCTGCTGGTGGGGTAGTCGTCACATTACAAACAGGTGCAGAAGTATTGCCTATGATAGAAAAAAATCACTTTAGTCGTGTTTTTATGGACGCCAAATTACCGGATATTGAGGGGCTTGAATTAGCAAGAGAAGTGCATAAATTGATGCCTGAATTGCAAGTGGTCTTGGTTTCTGGTTATTATTATAAAGATGACCCTACCATCCAAAAGGCCTTATCAGAAGGTTTGATTGATGATTTTATTGCAAAACCTTTTACTCATAGTGATATTTTAAAAATACTTTAA
- a CDS encoding Hsp20/alpha crystallin family protein has protein sequence MAKDNERGGAGVHFGGILEGLNGLVEKMTELAEAGEHLKRTGEMEFKLKEGQEAKGVFGFSVKMGLGEQGDSEVQVEPFGNVYRNKKTGKTEIKDVREPLVDIFEEDDHVLLVGEMPGINQHDLKLELKDDILILTAERGDKKYRKEMLLPERFNEDSMTVRVKNGVVEIKLERVKTPT, from the coding sequence ATGGCAAAGGATAATGAGCGCGGTGGCGCTGGTGTGCATTTTGGCGGCATTTTGGAAGGCTTAAATGGGTTAGTGGAAAAAATGACAGAGCTGGCTGAAGCTGGCGAGCACTTGAAACGTACTGGTGAAATGGAATTCAAGCTCAAAGAAGGCCAAGAAGCAAAAGGAGTTTTTGGTTTTTCGGTAAAAATGGGGCTAGGAGAACAAGGTGATTCAGAAGTGCAGGTTGAGCCTTTTGGTAATGTATATCGTAATAAAAAGACTGGTAAAACCGAAATAAAAGACGTGCGTGAGCCCTTAGTAGATATTTTTGAAGAAGACGATCATGTGTTGTTGGTAGGTGAAATGCCTGGTATCAATCAACATGACTTAAAGTTGGAATTGAAAGACGACATTTTAATTCTTACTGCTGAGCGAGGTGATAAAAAATACCGTAAAGAAATGTTATTACCTGAAAGATTCAATGAAGACAGCATGACGGTTAGAGTCAAAAATGGAGTAGTGGAAATAAAGCTAGAACGTGTTAAGACGCCGACTTAA
- a CDS encoding CDC48 family AAA ATPase gives MDEQPDKEKNSHKALTLKVAEALSKDVGRSFARMGPEDIKQLGMDVGDIVEIFGKRRTVAKLMPAYKEMRGKGQVQLDGITRQNAGVKLDEQLTIQPVRARHAERLVIAPLTVTPKQRDLDYICNLVDGLPVMEGDRVHVPLFGRGSADFRVQSTVPRGAVLINPTTELIIGKSQENETSLTASYEDVGGLKNQLHRIREMIELPLRYPEVFERLGIDAPKGVLLHGPPGCGKTLIARIIAQETEANFFSVSGPEIVHKFYGESEAALRKVFEQASKKGPSIVFLDEIDAIAPRRDQVTGEVEKRVVAQLLALMDGLNKRNNVIVIAATNLPNALDPALRRPGRFDREIAIPIPDRHGRLAILEIHSRGMPLAEDVDLEQLADSSHGFVGADLEALCREAAMVALRRILPDINFTLEEIPSEQLLTLQVQMDDFLAAMCEVEPSAIREVFVEVPDVHWGDVGGMENVKKSLKEAVEWPLKYPELFQQAGVRPPKGVLLGGPPGVGKTLVAKAVANESGVNFISVKGPALMSKFVGESERAVREVFHKARQAAPCIIFFDEIDSVVPARSAAGTDSHVSERVLSQFLAEMDGIDELKGVFVLGATNRTDLIDPAMLRPGRFDQVVEIALPSAWDREQIFTIHLNNKPVVSSISAASLADQTVDFSGADIAGVCNQAAIAAIRRAIATMDKPDTMQVCIEEADFSAALEDTWKHRHG, from the coding sequence ATGGACGAACAACCTGATAAAGAAAAAAACTCCCATAAAGCTTTGACACTAAAAGTGGCAGAAGCGTTAAGCAAAGATGTTGGGCGTTCGTTTGCACGGATGGGGCCTGAGGATATCAAACAGTTGGGCATGGATGTAGGCGATATTGTAGAAATATTTGGCAAGCGTCGTACTGTGGCTAAATTAATGCCAGCTTACAAGGAAATGCGGGGTAAAGGTCAGGTTCAGTTAGATGGTATTACCCGACAAAATGCGGGTGTTAAATTAGATGAACAATTGACTATTCAGCCAGTTCGAGCACGCCATGCAGAACGTTTGGTGATTGCACCGCTTACTGTTACCCCTAAACAACGAGATTTAGATTATATTTGCAATTTAGTGGATGGGTTGCCAGTAATGGAGGGCGATCGAGTTCATGTACCGTTATTTGGTCGTGGTTCAGCAGATTTTCGAGTTCAGAGCACAGTGCCACGAGGCGCGGTATTGATTAATCCCACCACAGAATTAATCATTGGTAAATCCCAGGAAAATGAAACCTCATTAACAGCATCTTATGAAGATGTGGGGGGTTTAAAAAACCAATTACACCGCATTCGTGAAATGATTGAACTGCCCTTACGTTACCCAGAAGTATTCGAACGATTAGGTATTGATGCACCTAAAGGGGTGTTATTACATGGACCACCTGGCTGTGGAAAAACCTTAATTGCACGGATTATTGCACAGGAAACAGAGGCCAACTTCTTTTCTGTCAGTGGTCCGGAAATTGTGCACAAGTTTTATGGAGAAAGTGAAGCAGCATTACGCAAGGTATTTGAGCAAGCCAGCAAAAAAGGGCCGAGTATTGTTTTTTTAGATGAAATTGATGCGATTGCTCCTCGTCGTGATCAAGTAACTGGTGAAGTGGAAAAGCGGGTAGTTGCCCAGTTGTTAGCATTAATGGATGGCCTGAATAAACGCAATAATGTAATTGTTATTGCTGCCACCAATTTACCTAATGCCTTGGATCCTGCCTTAAGGCGACCGGGCCGATTTGACCGGGAAATTGCGATACCGATACCTGATCGTCATGGACGGCTGGCTATTTTAGAAATTCATAGCCGTGGCATGCCTTTAGCTGAAGATGTTGACCTGGAACAACTCGCTGATAGCAGCCATGGTTTTGTTGGAGCTGACTTAGAAGCTTTATGTCGTGAAGCGGCAATGGTCGCCTTACGCCGTATTTTGCCGGATATTAATTTCACACTAGAAGAAATTCCCTCTGAACAGTTGTTAACGCTCCAGGTCCAGATGGATGATTTTTTAGCTGCTATGTGTGAAGTCGAGCCATCAGCTATCCGTGAAGTGTTTGTTGAAGTACCCGACGTACATTGGGGTGATGTGGGAGGAATGGAAAATGTTAAAAAGAGTCTTAAAGAGGCCGTAGAGTGGCCACTCAAATACCCTGAATTATTCCAGCAAGCTGGAGTAAGACCACCCAAGGGCGTGTTATTGGGTGGTCCGCCAGGGGTAGGAAAAACCTTAGTGGCCAAAGCCGTTGCTAATGAAAGTGGGGTGAATTTTATCAGTGTGAAAGGTCCTGCATTAATGTCCAAATTTGTAGGCGAGTCTGAGCGGGCCGTGCGGGAGGTTTTTCATAAAGCCAGACAAGCTGCCCCTTGTATAATATTTTTTGATGAAATTGATAGTGTAGTGCCAGCACGCAGTGCGGCAGGAACAGACTCCCACGTATCTGAACGGGTATTAAGCCAGTTTTTGGCAGAAATGGATGGTATCGATGAGTTGAAAGGAGTGTTTGTATTAGGCGCCACTAATCGTACTGATTTAATTGATCCTGCTATGTTAAGACCTGGACGGTTTGATCAAGTGGTAGAAATAGCATTGCCTAGTGCCTGGGATCGTGAACAAATTTTTACTATTCACCTTAACAATAAGCCGGTTGTATCTAGTATTTCTGCTGCTAGCCTAGCGGATCAAACGGTAGACTTTAGTGGGGCGGATATTGCTGGTGTTTGTAATCAAGCGGCTATTGCTGCTATTCGGCGAGCTATTGCCACCATGGACAAGCCGGATACTATGCAAGTCTGTATTGAAGAAGCTGATTTCTCAGCAGCGCTGGAGGATACTTGGAAACATCGTCATGGCTAG
- a CDS encoding GvpL/GvpF family gas vesicle protein, whose protein sequence is MKCLLYCLFHNLQGADVLVALPEGVEGNKVFLVGHHDIFGAYSFYSDNPVQQTSSLVKKINNYHPEHSEGQAIHDALVFNQIIEILHQHYALIPMRFGCCFNSEQEVVTHLKHYYQKYLQKLTALANFTELSIKVILPVSIINGIADVDIVNGKHFLVKNNFATDGQYAKGGAYLLERRAHYNQTVNDAVVNHLVADINSAFHGLYSEYCWETKSQAGQQVLSIYYLVAKELIESFNIVFQHLNTEPNSCKLLLSGPWAPYNFVTDSAS, encoded by the coding sequence ATGAAGTGTTTGTTGTATTGTTTATTTCATAATTTACAGGGAGCAGATGTATTAGTGGCATTGCCTGAGGGGGTGGAAGGTAACAAGGTATTTTTGGTTGGGCATCATGATATTTTTGGTGCGTATAGTTTTTATTCTGATAATCCTGTCCAGCAGACAAGCAGTTTAGTAAAAAAAATAAATAACTATCATCCTGAGCATAGCGAAGGGCAGGCTATTCATGATGCTTTAGTATTTAACCAGATAATAGAAATACTACATCAGCATTACGCGCTCATTCCAATGCGTTTTGGTTGTTGTTTTAATAGTGAACAAGAGGTAGTTACACACCTTAAACACTATTATCAAAAATATCTGCAAAAATTAACTGCGTTGGCTAACTTTACCGAACTTAGTATTAAGGTAATCTTACCAGTATCCATTATTAATGGGATAGCCGACGTTGACATAGTTAATGGTAAACACTTTTTAGTGAAAAATAACTTTGCAACTGATGGTCAGTATGCAAAGGGAGGGGCGTATTTGCTGGAAAGAAGAGCTCACTATAATCAAACGGTTAATGATGCAGTGGTAAATCACTTAGTAGCAGATATCAATAGCGCTTTTCACGGACTTTATAGCGAATATTGCTGGGAAACCAAGTCTCAAGCAGGCCAACAGGTGTTGTCAATTTATTACTTGGTTGCAAAAGAGTTAATAGAGTCTTTTAATATCGTATTCCAGCATTTAAATACAGAGCCAAATAGCTGTAAGTTATTACTGAGTGGACCTTGGGCACCTTATAATTTTGTAACCGACTCAGCTAGTTAA
- a CDS encoding GvpL/GvpF family gas vesicle protein, which translates to MARSAAELLLQNDQAIYVYGFIDNIALREEITVAGIAGFPVFIYYHQQLAAIVSKVPIDLFTGFEAEANLQNPEWLTQRAYQHEQVVEQVWQYTPIYPVGLATLFSSATQLVEQMTCYQRDIIQALITFANFDEWAVKGFLDKKQAQEKLWETTCQQHQNKLSSSAGIRHLQEQRLRREFSKQVNTWVQQTCQEVATELSILAREWCQRKVVTMSHITLNGGRQAENILNLALLVATDRQDQLLQIIEDRNNYWQNYGLQFTCNRWPPYSFCQAPFTTESLTATL; encoded by the coding sequence ATGGCTAGATCGGCTGCAGAATTATTGCTACAAAATGATCAAGCGATTTATGTTTATGGTTTTATTGACAATATAGCGTTGCGAGAAGAAATTACTGTTGCAGGGATTGCAGGATTTCCAGTTTTTATTTATTACCATCAACAGTTGGCGGCTATTGTTAGTAAAGTGCCGATTGATCTCTTTACCGGGTTTGAAGCTGAAGCCAATTTGCAAAACCCTGAGTGGTTGACGCAACGGGCTTATCAGCATGAACAAGTGGTAGAGCAAGTTTGGCAGTATACACCTATTTATCCAGTGGGGCTGGCAACGTTATTTTCTTCTGCCACTCAACTGGTTGAGCAAATGACGTGTTACCAACGGGACATTATACAAGCACTGATCACATTTGCTAATTTTGATGAATGGGCAGTAAAGGGGTTTCTTGATAAAAAACAAGCGCAGGAAAAACTATGGGAAACAACCTGTCAGCAACATCAAAATAAACTATCAAGTTCTGCTGGTATACGGCATTTGCAGGAACAGCGTTTGCGCCGAGAGTTTAGTAAACAGGTGAATACCTGGGTACAGCAAACTTGTCAGGAAGTCGCCACTGAGTTATCAATATTAGCCCGTGAGTGGTGCCAGCGAAAAGTAGTAACTATGAGTCATATTACCTTAAATGGTGGCAGACAAGCTGAAAATATATTGAATTTAGCATTGTTGGTCGCAACAGACAGGCAAGATCAGCTGTTACAAATAATAGAAGACAGGAATAATTACTGGCAGAATTACGGATTACAGTTTACCTGCAATCGCTGGCCACCTTACAGTTTTTGCCAAGCACCTTTTACTACTGAGTCATTAACAGCCACCTTATGA
- a CDS encoding gas vesicle protein K: MSQQAKVSSDYLADFVDIVTTEWSDQKELCQSQQPANQRINVDAGQVKNGLGQLVLTLVKLLHELLERQAIRRMDAGSLTEEEIEQLGIALMQQAEEIDRLCEVFGLTEEDLNLDLGPLGQLL; this comes from the coding sequence ATGAGCCAGCAAGCTAAAGTGTCGTCTGACTATTTGGCGGATTTTGTTGATATAGTAACAACAGAGTGGTCTGATCAAAAAGAATTGTGCCAATCACAACAGCCTGCTAATCAACGGATTAATGTGGATGCTGGTCAGGTAAAAAATGGTTTAGGCCAGTTGGTATTAACTTTGGTTAAGTTGTTACATGAACTGTTGGAGCGTCAAGCGATTCGTCGAATGGATGCTGGTTCTTTAACTGAAGAAGAAATAGAACAGCTAGGCATTGCCCTGATGCAGCAAGCAGAAGAAATTGATCGATTATGTGAGGTATTTGGATTAACTGAGGAAGATTTAAACTTGGATTTAGGACCGTTGGGTCAATTATTATAA
- the gvpA gene encoding gas vesicle structural protein GvpA — MATIQKSTDSSGLAEVVDRILDKGIVVDAWVKVSLVGIELLSVEARVVVSSVETYLKYAEAIGLTASAAAPA; from the coding sequence ATGGCTACTATTCAAAAGTCAACTGACTCATCAGGTCTTGCTGAAGTTGTTGATCGTATTTTAGATAAAGGCATTGTTGTTGATGCTTGGGTTAAAGTTTCATTAGTTGGTATTGAGTTATTATCTGTAGAGGCTCGTGTTGTGGTTTCTTCAGTGGAAACTTATCTTAAATATGCAGAAGCAATTGGTTTAACCGCTAGTGCAGCAGCACCTGCTTGA
- a CDS encoding gas vesicle protein, with translation MAFKSQEQTSFVLEDTERLTICETLDRILNKGAVVAGEVTLSVANIELIHLSLQLVLSSIETARQHQISGDKSN, from the coding sequence ATGGCTTTCAAATCCCAAGAACAAACATCATTTGTCTTAGAAGATACTGAACGGCTTACCATTTGTGAGACATTGGATCGAATTTTAAATAAAGGTGCCGTGGTAGCAGGTGAAGTCACTCTGTCAGTAGCGAATATTGAGCTTATTCACCTTAGTTTGCAATTAGTACTCAGCTCAATTGAAACAGCAAGACAACATCAAATTAGCGGAGATAAGTCCAACTAA
- a CDS encoding gas vesicle protein GvpG, which translates to MFLIDDLLLAPYKGVKWIFKEIHRLTQEELENESEQITQALTELYRKLEAGEITEEEFDDGEQQLLNRLDEIDEMLNPSDETLEHGEAEPEDMTEIEQESRDQ; encoded by the coding sequence ATGTTTTTAATTGATGATCTGCTGCTAGCACCTTATAAAGGGGTTAAATGGATATTTAAAGAAATTCACCGGCTTACTCAAGAAGAGCTTGAAAATGAGTCTGAGCAAATTACGCAAGCATTAACGGAATTATACAGAAAACTAGAAGCAGGTGAAATTACGGAAGAAGAATTTGATGATGGGGAGCAGCAGTTGCTTAATCGATTGGATGAAATTGATGAAATGCTCAATCCGTCTGATGAAACATTGGAACATGGTGAAGCTGAACCTGAAGACATGACTGAGATAGAGCAGGAGTCCAGGGATCAGTAA
- a CDS encoding sigma-54-dependent transcriptional regulator, whose protein sequence is MSVAEEGKVLIVDDDLDMCQMLCYLMQTHGYQTTTVHDGYAALKKIKTVWPDVMLVDVQMPEMTGIELLKQVLQQRPALPVIMITGHAGVADAVEVMRAGAVDYISKPFNHEHVMRVIRCALEQRKQATVKASSAIEVEAQLHQQMGPSEAIAHIAADVRRVAQTSFTVVLQGETGTGKSLLARTIHDASPRAKKNFVALDCGAIPESLLESELFGYERGAFTGANCRKAGQFELVQGGTLFLDEVANMSLSSQMKLLCALQDKVIFPLGGAKAIPVDVRLLAASNQDLRAAVANGEFREDLYYRLNEFAINLPALRERSEDILFLADRFRQASNQELKKSINGFSKEAQCQLQTYDWPGNVRQLRTVVRRAVLLAEEMITAQHIQLDPPKDNDIIQVLDKVPYQGLSLKEIVKKNTAFVEQQVLTEVLAFTNGNKAEAARLLQVDYKTIHTKLKRYGIA, encoded by the coding sequence GTGTCAGTTGCTGAAGAGGGTAAAGTACTAATTGTTGATGATGACTTGGATATGTGTCAGATGCTGTGTTATTTGATGCAAACCCATGGTTACCAAACAACAACTGTACATGATGGCTATGCAGCATTGAAAAAGATTAAGACAGTCTGGCCTGATGTAATGTTGGTTGATGTGCAAATGCCTGAAATGACTGGGATTGAATTGTTAAAGCAGGTTTTACAACAGCGACCAGCGCTCCCTGTGATTATGATTACCGGTCATGCAGGTGTTGCTGATGCAGTAGAAGTCATGCGAGCTGGCGCGGTGGATTATATTTCGAAGCCTTTTAATCATGAACATGTAATGCGGGTGATTCGTTGTGCGCTAGAACAGAGAAAACAAGCCACTGTTAAAGCCAGCTCAGCTATTGAAGTGGAAGCCCAGCTTCATCAACAAATGGGGCCAAGTGAAGCAATTGCGCACATCGCTGCTGATGTCAGACGGGTAGCACAAACCAGTTTTACTGTAGTATTACAAGGCGAAACTGGTACTGGAAAAAGCTTGTTAGCCAGAACCATTCATGATGCCAGCCCACGTGCTAAAAAAAACTTCGTTGCTTTAGATTGTGGCGCTATTCCTGAAAGCCTGTTAGAAAGTGAGCTATTTGGTTATGAAAGGGGAGCATTTACGGGGGCTAACTGTCGTAAAGCTGGGCAGTTTGAGTTAGTACAGGGCGGGACATTATTTTTAGATGAAGTGGCTAATATGTCACTGTCATCTCAAATGAAATTATTATGTGCATTGCAGGATAAGGTGATTTTTCCGTTAGGTGGAGCCAAAGCTATTCCTGTGGATGTAAGGTTGCTGGCGGCTTCTAACCAAGATCTACGAGCTGCTGTCGCTAATGGTGAGTTTAGAGAGGATCTTTATTACCGGCTGAATGAATTCGCAATTAACTTACCAGCACTTCGTGAACGTTCTGAAGACATTTTGTTTTTAGCCGACAGGTTTCGTCAAGCTTCTAACCAAGAGTTGAAAAAATCTATCAATGGATTTTCCAAGGAAGCTCAATGCCAATTACAAACGTATGACTGGCCTGGTAATGTTCGACAATTACGAACTGTGGTGCGACGTGCAGTATTATTGGCAGAAGAGATGATTACTGCACAGCATATTCAGCTTGACCCTCCTAAAGACAACGACATTATTCAAGTCCTTGATAAGGTACCCTATCAAGGACTTTCGTTGAAAGAAATTGTGAAAAAAAATACTGCATTTGTTGAACAACAGGTTTTAACTGAAGTATTAGCATTTACCAATGGTAATAAAGCAGAAGCGGCGCGTTTACTTCAGGTGGACTACAAAACAATTCATACTAAGCTAAAAAGATATGGAATAGCATAA
- a CDS encoding PAS domain-containing sensor histidine kinase, with protein MLTDIQCLTLPDKMQLYSILLDAIPSSILVLDENLRIVSVNRNFLEKSQRLMKDTISRRLEEVFPAVILEHTSIKKQVHDCFEKKRLIRGHRMTYRAPGIPIRTYYYSILPIGADDSVRLVVLLMEDVTEQVRLSEEVRRMERHLASVVESAQDIVLSTDLSGRILTWNSAAEKLSGFKFNDVKGHCWSEFCSQVADIKGFLSHFCTGTDVHTAEWELITKASQMIPVSWVVSPMMDDYRKVVGFVAVGRDLTEQRKLEYQLRQSQKIAALGVMAGGIAHEIRNPLAICSSAAQFLQAESLLTDFARECADKIQVSIEKISSIIENLLRFSRPTTASEMVSVDLVRVVQEALTLIDSHAKVQNICVSSQLPEQAVLVNGVASLLQQVFLNLCLNAVNAMQNGGNLVVKFFLYPNSDCVEVQVKDTGVGINPADFDKIFDPFHTTSPIGKGTGLGLAICYSIIKQHFGSILVESIPSKGSTFTVKLPLQKRE; from the coding sequence ATGCTGACAGACATTCAGTGTTTGACTTTGCCTGATAAAATGCAGCTTTATAGTATTTTATTGGATGCAATCCCTTCCTCTATCTTAGTATTGGATGAAAATTTGCGGATAGTCTCTGTCAATCGAAATTTTTTAGAAAAAAGTCAGCGACTAATGAAGGATACCATTAGCCGACGGTTGGAAGAAGTATTCCCGGCTGTTATTTTAGAGCATACCAGTATTAAAAAGCAGGTACATGATTGTTTTGAAAAAAAACGGCTTATACGTGGTCACCGGATGACTTACCGTGCCCCTGGTATACCAATTCGAACTTATTATTATAGTATTTTACCGATTGGTGCTGATGACAGTGTGCGATTGGTTGTGTTATTGATGGAGGATGTGACTGAGCAGGTTCGATTAAGTGAAGAAGTACGACGAATGGAACGACATTTAGCCAGCGTGGTCGAAAGTGCCCAAGATATTGTGTTATCGACTGATTTATCTGGGCGTATACTGACGTGGAATTCAGCAGCAGAAAAGCTATCAGGATTTAAATTTAATGATGTTAAAGGCCATTGTTGGTCTGAGTTTTGTAGTCAGGTAGCAGATATCAAAGGTTTTCTTAGTCACTTTTGTACAGGGACTGATGTACATACTGCGGAGTGGGAACTTATTACTAAAGCTAGCCAGATGATTCCAGTATCATGGGTGGTTTCACCGATGATGGATGATTATCGAAAAGTGGTTGGTTTTGTTGCTGTTGGGCGAGATTTAACTGAGCAGCGTAAGTTGGAATACCAATTAAGACAATCACAAAAAATTGCTGCTTTAGGAGTCATGGCTGGAGGAATTGCTCATGAAATTCGTAATCCGTTAGCGATTTGTTCATCTGCGGCTCAATTTCTTCAAGCAGAATCTTTGCTCACTGACTTTGCCCGTGAGTGTGCTGATAAAATACAAGTCAGTATTGAGAAAATTTCTTCTATTATAGAAAATTTATTACGATTTTCACGACCAACCACTGCTTCAGAAATGGTATCAGTTGATTTAGTGAGGGTGGTTCAAGAAGCATTAACCTTAATTGACAGTCATGCTAAAGTACAAAATATTTGTGTCAGTAGTCAACTTCCTGAGCAAGCTGTATTGGTAAATGGTGTGGCTAGTTTACTGCAGCAGGTTTTTCTAAACTTATGTTTAAATGCAGTTAATGCTATGCAAAATGGTGGAAATTTAGTAGTTAAATTTTTTCTTTATCCAAATTCAGATTGTGTTGAGGTTCAAGTAAAAGATACTGGGGTCGGGATAAATCCTGCTGATTTTGATAAAATATTTGACCCATTTCATACCACATCTCCTATAGGAAAAGGCACTGGGTTAGGCTTGGCGATTTGCTATTCAATTATTAAACAACACTTTGGTAGCATTTTGGTAGAGAGTATCCCTAGTAAAGGGAGCACCTTTACTGTGAAACTTCCTTTGCAAAAAAGGGAGTAG
- the gvpN gene encoding gas vesicle protein GvpN, with the protein MVKNQAGFSSMTATKLPVNQDKVIPTASDKFVLTSYVEEIVKRALSYLEAGYPVHFAGPAGTGKTTLAFHVAASIGRPVTLVHGNDEFGSSDLVGRDAGYSKKQIVDNFIHSVVKREEEMMQLWVDNRLTSACRNGDTLIYDEFNRSRPEANNVLLSVLSEGVLNLPGLRHMGEGYLGVHPEFHAIFTSNPEEYAGTHKAQDALMDRMVTIKLDHLDLETEIEIVTKQSGIERSDAQRIVRIMRTLRKAKKNKFKTTIRSAIAIAKVLARSGGQACWDNISFRRTCYDLFNIVTANASVNETMRKEQVINEVIRKACSVNLVKLEKN; encoded by the coding sequence ATGGTAAAAAATCAAGCCGGCTTTAGTTCGATGACTGCAACTAAATTACCAGTCAATCAAGATAAAGTGATTCCTACAGCAAGTGATAAGTTTGTTCTTACTTCTTATGTAGAAGAAATTGTTAAGCGGGCATTGAGCTACTTGGAAGCGGGCTATCCAGTGCACTTTGCAGGCCCTGCTGGTACAGGAAAAACAACCCTGGCATTTCATGTGGCTGCTTCAATTGGCAGACCTGTTACCTTGGTACATGGTAATGATGAATTTGGTAGTTCAGATTTGGTTGGTAGAGATGCAGGTTATAGTAAGAAACAAATTGTTGATAATTTTATCCATTCTGTAGTTAAACGAGAAGAAGAAATGATGCAGTTATGGGTAGATAACCGGCTTACGTCTGCCTGTCGCAATGGTGATACATTAATTTATGATGAATTTAATCGTTCCCGGCCTGAGGCAAATAATGTGTTACTCAGTGTATTATCTGAGGGGGTATTAAATTTACCTGGGCTACGACATATGGGCGAAGGCTATCTTGGTGTGCACCCAGAGTTTCACGCCATTTTTACCTCTAATCCAGAAGAATATGCGGGTACTCATAAAGCACAAGATGCCTTAATGGATAGGATGGTTACTATTAAACTTGACCATCTCGACTTAGAAACTGAAATAGAAATTGTCACAAAACAGTCAGGTATTGAAAGAAGTGATGCTCAACGTATTGTCAGAATTATGCGGACTTTAAGAAAAGCTAAAAAAAATAAATTTAAAACCACTATTCGCTCGGCTATTGCGATTGCTAAAGTATTGGCTAGATCAGGTGGTCAAGCCTGTTGGGATAATATCAGCTTTCGTCGTACTTGTTATGACCTCTTTAATATTGTTACTGCAAATGCATCTGTCAACGAAACGATGAGAAAAGAGCAAGTTATTAATGAAGTAATACGGAAAGCCTGTTCAGTTAATCTTGTTAAGTTAGAAAAAAACTAG